One genomic region from Alkalibaculum bacchi encodes:
- a CDS encoding CD1845 family protein produces the protein MRLILRILLFPITLLLTIFTFILTFLLGIGTWLLNIISGLIVIGAIASFITGETSLGVIALIIAFLLSPYGLPLIAEKLVFGLGKITGALKSI, from the coding sequence ATGAGATTGATCTTAAGAATCTTACTTTTTCCTATCACTTTACTCCTAACAATTTTCACTTTTATTCTAACCTTTTTACTGGGGATAGGAACGTGGCTACTAAATATAATTTCGGGTTTGATAGTCATTGGAGCGATAGCTTCTTTTATTACTGGTGAAACATCTTTAGGCGTAATAGCATTAATTATAGCTTTCCTGCTTAGTCCGTATGGGCTACCATTGATAGCAGAAAAATTAGTGTTTGGACTAGGTAAGATAACGGGAGCATTAAAAAGCATCTAA